The following proteins are encoded in a genomic region of Periophthalmus magnuspinnatus isolate fPerMag1 chromosome 10, fPerMag1.2.pri, whole genome shotgun sequence:
- the LOC129456595 gene encoding CD59 glycoprotein-like, translating to MKNAVVFCLFITFAAFQLSDSLECYSCPRGSTQPCEVKETCANSLNGCLKLKHAGSTYSSCVNYNHCDFDSLSLKYPQFPQFKFSCCQSNLCNGRSIAEKIKDLFS from the exons ATGAAGAACGCTGTGGTGTTTTGCCTCTTCATCACTTTTGCTGCTTTTCAGCTTA GTGATTCTCTTGAGTGCTACTCGTGTCCCAGAGGTTCGACCCAACCGTGTGAAGTGAAAGAAACATGCGCCAACAGTCTGAACGGCTGCctcaaactcaaacatgcag gAAGTACATACTCTTCCTGTGTGAACTACAATCACTGTGACTTCGACTCTCTCTCGCTGAAGTACCCTCAGTTCCCTCAGTTCAAATTCTCATGTTGTCAATCCAACCTCTGCAACGGTCGCAGCATCGCTGAAAAAATTAaagatttatttagttaa